Within Thermus sp. CCB_US3_UF1, the genomic segment CTCTTCCCTCATGCCCCCTCCCGGTCCGCCATCAACCGGCCCCCCACCGCCCAGTGAGCGCGGGGTACCTCGTAGAGGATCACCCGCACCTCCTCCGGGTCCTCCCCCAGGAGGCGGGCGGCCATCTCTGTAAGCCTCTGGACCAGCTCCCGCTTCTTTTCCAGGGAACGGCCCTCCAGCAGGGTCACCTTGAGCACCACCATACACCCCCCTAGTCCGCCAGGGCCCCGGACTCCTTCTCCTTCAGCTCTAGGGCCACCCGGAGGATCCAGTCCTCCTGGCCCGCCACCGCCTGCCGGCGGCCCAGCTCCAGGAGGATGGCCAAGGGGTCCACCCCCAGCTCCTTGCCGATGCGCTTGGCGTGGAGGAGGAAGGTGGAGTAGACCCCGGCGTAGCCGATGGCCACGGAGTCCCGGTCCGGGTAGGGCTGGAAGTGCAGGATGGGGCCCAGCACGTACTCCGCCGCCTCCAGGAGCTTGAAGACATCCAGGCCCGGGTTCAGCCCCGCCTTGTCCAGCACCGCCGCCAGGACCTCCGTGGCCGCGTTCCCCGCCCCCGCCCCGTACCCCCGCAGGGTGCCGTCCACCCAGTCGGCCCCCGCGGCCAGGGCCGCCAGGGTGTTGCCTATGGCCAGGCCCAGGTTGTTGTGGGCGTGGAAGCCCACCTGGGCCCGGCCCAAGGCCTCCTTCAAGGCCTTCACCCGCGCGTAAGCGTCCTGGGGCAGCATGGCCCCGGCGGAGTCCACGACGTAGACCACATCCGCCCCGTAACCCTCCATCAGCCGGGCCTGCTCCGCCAGAAACTCCGGGGGGCGCATGTGGCTCATCATGAGGAAACCCACGGCCAGGAGACCCATCTCCTTGGCCATGCCGAAGTGCTGCTCGGAGATATCCGCCTCGGTGCACTGGGTGGCGATGCGCACCACCTGGATCCCCGCCTCCACCGCCTCCTTGAGCTCCTTGCGGGTGCCGATACCGGGCAGGAGAAGGGCCGCCACCTTGGCCCGCCTCACGCCCTCCCGTACCGCCCGGATGAGCTCCAGCTCGTCCACCCGGGAAAAGCCGTACTGCAAGGAGCTCCCCCCAAGCCCATCCCCGTGGGACACCTCGATGGCGTACACCCCGGCCTGGTCCAGGGCCTGGGCGATGGCCCGGGCCTCCTCGGGGGTGTACTGGTGGCGGTGGGCGTGGGAGCCGTCGCGGAGGGTGGTGTCCACCACCACCGGGGGCTTGGCCGCAGCCAGGTCCCAGCTCACGCCACCACCTCCTCGGGCCGCTTGCCCAAAAGGTGCTGGGCGAAGACCTCCCCCACCCTCCGGGCCGAGGCGGTCATGATGTCCAGATTCCCCGCGTACTTGGGCAGGTAGTCCCCCGCTCCTTCCACCTCTAGGAGCATGGAAACCACCGTCCGCTCCCCCCAGGGGGTGGGCAGGCGCTCAAAGACCGGGTCGGCCTTCAGGCGGTAGCCGGGCACGTAGGCCTGCACCTCCGCCTCCATGGCCCGGATGCTTTGCACGATGGCCTCCCGGTCCACCTCCTCCGCCTCGGGAATGACCCGCACGGTGTTGGTCATGAGGATGGGCGGGTCCGCCGGATTCAGGATGATGATGGCCTTCCCCCGCCCAGCCCCCCCGATGGCCTCCAGGCCCCGGGCGGTGGTAAAGGTGAACTCGTCGATGTTCTGCCGGGTGCCGGGCCCCGCCGAACGGGAGGCCACCGTAGAAACCATCTCCGCGTAGCGCACCGGGGCCACCCGGTGCACCGCGTAGACCAGGGGGATGGTGGCCTGGCCGCCGCAGGTGATGAGGTTGACGTTGTCCTTGTCCAGGTGGGCCTTCAGGTTCACCGGGGGGACCACGTAGGGCCCCCGGGCCGCAGGGGTGAGGTCGATGGCGATCTTCCCCGCCTCCTTGAGGAGCTTGGCGTGGCGCACGTGGGCCTTGGCGCTAGTGGCGTCAAAGACGATGCGGATCTCCGGCCTTTCCAGGATGTAGGCAATCCCCTCGTGGCTGGCCTCTAGACCCAGGGCCCGGGCCCGGGCCAACCCCTCGGAGGCGGGGTCTATCCCCACCACCGCCACCAGCTCCATGTGCCCCGGGTGCTTGAGGAGCTTGTACATCAGGTCCGTGCCGATGTTCCCGGAGCCTAGGACCGCCACCTTGACCTTGTCCATGCCTCCTCCCCCATGTAGCCCAGGCGCTCGGAAACGGTGCGGGTGGCCTCGAGGATGGCCTTCCGGTACTCCTCCTTTAGTTGCTGGAAGCGGTAGAAGGGCACGGAGAGGCTCATGGCGGCCACCACCTCCCCGGTATGGTCCCGGATGGGCGCGGCCACGCAGCAGAGCTCGGGCACCACCTCCTCGATGTCGTAGGCGTACCCCCGCTCCCGCACCGCCTGGAGCTCGGTCCTGAGCTCATCCAGGGTGGTGATGGTGTTGGGGGTGAAGGCGGGCATACCCCGCTCGGCCACGATCCTTTCCACCTCCTCCCAGGGACGGAAGGCCAAAAGGACCTTCCCCACCCCGCTGCAGTGGGCGGGAAGCTCCACCCCCACCCCGGTGTTCACCACCCGCACCGCCCGGGTGCCCTCCAGCTTCTCCACGTAGACCACCCGCCCGCACTCCAGCACCGCCAGGTGGGTGGTCTCCCCAAAGCGGGCCACCAGCTCCTCCATAGCCCGCCTGGCCTCCTGCCGCCAGGAGCTGGTGGAGAGAAGGACCTGGGAAAGGGCCAGGATGCGCCAGCCGAGGCGGTAACGCCCCTCCCGGCTCCGCTTGAGGAGCCCGATCTGGCTCAGGGTGGCCAAAAGGGCGTGGGCGCTGGACTTGGGAAGGCCCAGGGCCTTGGCCACCTCGCTCACCCCCCACTCCGGGTGCTCCCGGGTGAAGAGCTCCAGAACCTCGCCGACCTTCTGCACCGTTCCTAGCATGGGCCTCACCTCCGAGGGTAGTGGGATGGAGGGCCTTGGCCGATGGGTTCTTCCAGGATAGCCGAACGTTTCGTTCTGTATAGGCGAACACCCGGCTTGTGGCCCGGGGAAACCGGGGCCTATGGTGAGGGACAAACGTCCAAGCTGCCCCCAAGCGGCGGAAGAGGGTGGAAACGTGGCCAACCTAGACCTGCGAATGCCCGAGGAAGAGCTGGAGCGTCTGCGCGACCGTTACCGGGAGCTCATCGGCTTCGTGCCCCCCAGGATCCAGGCCCGCACCGACCTCCTGGCGCGGCTGGATCCCGAAACCTTGCGCCTGCAGGAGGAGCTTAGAGCTAGGCTCATGTACCCCTCCTGTTTTGACGTGAAGACGGCCCAGCTCATGCTCTTCGGCATGCTCCTCATGGACCTTTCCGACGCAGCCCGGCTCCACGCCATCGCCGCCCGAAGGGCGGGGGCCACCTACGAGGAGCTCAACGCGGTGGTGGGGCTGGCCTTCCTTTTCCGAGGCCTGCCCGCCGCCAACCGCGGAGCGGAGGTGATCCAGGAGATCCGGCGCATGGAGGAGGAAGGGAGGCTTTAGATGGAAGGATTTGACGTGGTCCAGCTGGCACACGCGGAGATCTACACCCCCAACCCCGAAGGCACCCTATGGTTCTTCACCGAGCTCTTGGGCCTGGAGGTCACCGCCCGGGAAGGGCAGTCCGTCTACCTGCGGGCCTACGAGGACTGGTACCACCACTCCCTGAAGGTGACCGAGGCCAAGGAAGCGGGCCTGGGGCATATCGCCTGGCGCACCGCTTCCCCCGAGGCCCTGGCGCGAAGGGTGAAGGCCCTGGAGGCCGCGGGCCTGGGGGAGGGATGGACGGAAGGGGACCTGGGGCACGGCCCCGCCTACCGCTTCCGCACCCCGGACGGGCACCGCATGGAACTTCTCTTTGAGGTGGAGTACTACCAGGCCCCTCCGGAGAAGCGGAGCAAGCTGAAAAACCGCCCTTCCAAGCGCCCCTTGAGGGGGGTACCGGTGCGGCGGCTGGACCACGTGAACTGCCTCTGCGCCGAGGTGACCCCCAACCGGCGCTTCTTTGAAGAGGTTTTGGGCTTCAGGCTTCGGGAACAAAAGGTGCGGGGAGAAGGCGAAGAGCTTGGGGCCTGGCTTTCCGTGAGCCCCTTGGTGCACGAGATCGGCCTCATGCGGGACGCCACGGGCTCCAAAGGCCGCTTCCATCACATCGCCTTCTGGTACGGCTACCCCCAGCACCTGATGGACCTGGCCGACCTCTGCATGGACTACGAGGTCCGCATCGAGGCCGGTCCCGGCAAGCACGGCACCACCCAGGCCTACTTCATGTACGTCTTCGAGCCCGGGGGGACGCGGGTGGAACTCTTCGGGGACACCGGCTACCTCATCTTCGACCCCACCTGGAAGACGGTGGTCTGGGACGTAACCAACGTGAACGACCTGGAGAAGAGCACCATCTGGTTCGGGGGGCAGCTCCCGGAAACCTTCTACACCTACGGGACCCCTCCCGTGCGGGAGAGGGCGGGGGTGTGAAGGTTCCCAGGAGGTCCCCGGGGCTTTATAGTAGACAAAATTGTTGACAATCTCGGCGGCCATCAGGTACCCTAAGACCCAATAAACCCAAAGGAGGCATCAAGGATGAGCAAGGTCAACCGCAGGCAGGTGGTCAAGGCTGGGCTAGGCATGCTGGGGCTGGCGGCTTCCTCCCGCTTTTCCTTTGGCTTGGCGCAACGGGATGAGCCCATCCGCATCGGGGTGGTCCTCTCCTACTCCGGCCCTTACGCCCGACTGGGGCAGGAGATCACCCGGGGAATGGAGCTCTACCTGGAGAAGGTAGGGTACCAGGCGGGCGGGCGGCGCATCCAGCTCCTGAAGGAGGACGAGGAGGCCGATCCCGCGGTGGCGGTACGCAAGGTGCGCAAGCTGGTGGAGCAGGACCGGGTCCATCTTCTTTCCGGCATCATCCTCTCCTCCTCCGCCTACGGCATCCGCGACTACGTCCACGAGCGGCAAATCCCCCTGGTGGTGGCCAACGCCGCCGCCAACGGCATCACCCGGGAGCGCCGGAGCCCCTACATCTTCCGCACCTCCATCAGCGCCTGGCAGCAGCACTACCCCATGGGGCCCTGGGTGGCCAGGAACGTGGGCAAAAAGGTTTTCCTCCTGGCCCTGGACTACGCCTTCGGCAAGGAAGCCACGGCGGCCTTCAAGGAAGGGTTCCTGGCCGCGGGGGGCGAGGTGGTGGCCGAGGTCTACACCCCCTTGGGCAGCACCGACTACAGCGCGGTCATCTCCCGCATCGCCGCCGCCCGGCCCGAGGCGGTGCACGCCGTGCTCTCCGGCAGCGATGCGGTGATCTTCATGCGCCAGTTCGTCCAGTTCGGCCTGAACCGCACGGTGCAGCTAGCGGTGAGCGGGGAGGTTACCGACGAAAACGTCCTGGAGGCCATCGGGGATGCGGCCATCGGGGCTAAGAGCGGGGACCACTGGGTCTACACCCTGAACAACTCCGCCAACCGGGAGTTCATCCGGGCCTACCGGCAGAAGTACGGGGGGGTGCCCAACCACTTCGCCGTCCGGGGCTACGACGCCATGCAGTTCATCGTGGACGCCCTCAACGTGGCCCAAGGGGACGTGAGCAACAAGACCCGGCTCCTCAACGCCTTCAAGGGGGCCAAGATCATCAGCCCTCGAGGCTTTGTGGAAATAGACCCGGAAACCAACAACGCCACCCAGCACGTCTACGCCCGGGAGGTGGCCAGGATTGACGGGGTTCTCACCAACCGCCTGATCGCCGACCTGGGGATCATCCGCGACCCCGGCAAGTAGCGCCATGGTCCTCCTCCTCCTGACCCAGCTTCTCAACAGCCTGGCCTTCGCCATGCTCCTCTTCCTCCTGGCCCTGGGGCTTTCCCTCATCTTCGGCGTGGCCCGGGTGGTGAACCTGGCCCACGGGGCCTTTTACATGCTGGGGGCCTACCTGGGGATGGCCCTGAGCGGGGCCTTGGGCAGCTTCTGGCTGGCCCTCCTCCTGGTGCCCCTGGGGGTGGGCCTCCTAGGGGTCTTGGTGGAGCGGTTTCTCCTCCGTGGCCTTCACGGCCGGGAGCTGGAGCAGGTGCTCCTCACCATCGGCCTGGGCTTCGTCATCGCCGACCTCCTGCGGGCCCTGTTCGGGGCGGCCATCCGCTCGGTACCCCCGCCCCCGGAGCTGGCGGGGCCCCTTTTCCTGGGCCCCCTGCTCTACCCCAAATACCCCCTTTTCGTCCTGGCCCTGGGCCTCCTGCTCTTCCTGGGGGTGCGGCTTATCCTGGCCAAAACCCCCTTTGGCATCCAGGTGCGGGCGGTGACCGCGGACCCGGGGATGGCCAGCGCCCTGGCCATCCCCCCGGCCCGGGTAAGCCTCCTCACCTTCGGGGTGGGCACGGCCCTGGCCGGGCTTGGCGGGGTGGTGGGCGCCCCCCTGATCGCCCTGGCCCCGGGTCTGGACGCCCAAATGACCCTGTTCGCCCTCATTGTGGTGGTCATCGGGGGGCTAGGGAGGATTGAGGGGGCCTTTTGGGGTGCCCTCCTGGTGGGCCTGGTAGAGGGGTTTGGCCGCCTCTTCCTCCCCCAGGCGGCCATGTTCCTGATCTTCGGCCTTATGGCCCTGGTCCTGGCCCTGAAGCCCGAGGGCCTTCTGGGTAGGAGGGCGGCATGATGGCCTGGCTTCCCAAAATTCACCTGCGCGAAGGAAGGGCCTGGGCTCCCTACCTCCTGCGGGCGGCTTTGCTGGGGGCGTTCTTTCTGCCCGCGCTCTTCCAGGGCTACGCCCTTTACCTGGCCACGGAGGCCGCCCTGCTGGGCCTGGCCGCCGTGGCCCTCAGCTTCCTCTTGGGCCACGGCGGCATCCCCTCCTTGGGCCAGGCGGCCTTCCTGGGCCTGGGGGCCTACGCCTTGGGCCTGGCCCTCAAGGCGGGCCTTCCCTTGGCCCTGGCCCTGGCCCTAGCCCCCTTGGTGGCCGCCGCCTTCGCCCTCCTCACGGGGCTTCTCCTCTTCCGCACCCACGGGATCTTCGTCCTGATGCTCACCCTAGCCTTTGGCCAGATGGTGTACTCCGTAGCCCATAAGTGGAACGCCCTTACCGGCGGGGACGATGGCCTAAGCCTCTCCGGGGTGGCCGTGAACCCCTTGGCCCTGCACCTGGGGGCCCTTCTGGCCCTTTTCCTGAGCGTGGCCGGGCTCCGCCACCTCCTCGTCACCCCTTACGGCAAGGCCCTCGAGGCCCTGCGACAAAACGAGGAAAAGGCCCGCTCCCTGGGCTTGGCCGCCTTTGCCTTCAAGCTCTGGGCCTACGTGCTGGCTGGGGCCCTCACGGGGCTGGCGGGGGCAGGGCTGGCCCTCCACCGCACCTTCGTCAGCCCCCACGACCTCTTCTGGCTCACCTCGGCCACCCTGATGGTCATGGTCCTCCTGGGGGGAAGCCGGGGCCTCTTTGGCGCCGCCTTTGGCGCCCTGCTCTACACCTTCGTCCAGGCCTGGGTGAGCTCCTTCACCGAGCTGTGGGGGCTTTTCGTGGGTACCCTTCTCATCTTGACCGTGCTCTTCGCCCGGGAAGGCCTCTGGCCCCTCCTGGAGCGCAAGCTGGGAGGCAAGCATGGAAGCCCTTAGGGTGGAAAAGGTCAGCAAGGCCTTCGGGGGCCTCCTGGCCCTGGCCGGCGTCCAGCTCAGCGTGGCCCAAGGGGAGAGGCGGGCGGTGATCGGACCCAACGGGGCGGGGAAAAGCACCCTCTTCAAGGTGATCGCCGGGGAGATCCGGCCCAGCCAGGGGGAGGTCTTCCTCCTGGGCCGCAAGGTCACGGGCCAACCCCTGGAGCAGGTGGCCCGCCTGGGCCTGGGGCGCACCTTCCAGCGCTCCAGCGTCTTCCCCGAGCTCAAGGTCTGGGAAAACGTGGCCTTGGCCCGCCAGGCCGCCCGGGGGCGAGGGGGGGATTTCCGCCAGGCCCTGCGCCGGGAAGGGGAGGTGAACGAGGTCCTGGAGCAGGTGGGCCTGGGCCTCCGGGCGGAAGACCCGGCAGGAAGCCTCTCCCACGGGGAAAAGCGCCAGCTGGAGATCGCCATGGCCCTGGCCCAAAAGCCCCAGGTCCTCCTCCTGGACGAACCCCTGGCGGGCCTGGCCGGGGCCGAGCGGGAGCGCATCGGCCAGCTCATCCAGGGGCTGGACCCCAGCATCACCGTTCTCCTGGTGGAGCACGACCTGGAATACGCCCTCCGCTTTGCCCACAAGGTTACGGTGCTCCACTACGGCCAGGTGGTGGCCGAAGGCACCCCGGAAGCCGTGCGGGAGGACCCCCAGGTGCAGGAGATCTACGTGGGCCGGGGCTGGGAAACCCTGCCCACCCCCCCGGATCCTGGCGGGGAGGCGGTGCTGGTGGCCCGGGGGCTATCCGCGGGCTATGGGGCCATGCGGGTGCTGAACGGGGTGGGCCTCGAGGTCCGCCAGGGGGAGGTGGTGGCCTTGTTGGGGCGGAACGGCATGGGCAAGACCACCCTTCTCTCTGCCCTCATGGGCCTCCTGCCCCTTCAGGGAGGGGAGGTGCGCCTGGGGAAGGAGGCCATCGGGCACCTTCCCGCCCACCGCCGGGCGGAGCTTGGCCTGGCCCTGGTGCCCCAGGGCCGGCGCATGTTTGACGGGCTCAACGTGGAGGAGGAGCTCCGCCTGGCGGCCTGGGGAAGCCAGGGGAGCTGGACCGTGGAGCGGGTCCTGGAGGTCTTCCCCCGGTTGGCCGAGCGGCGCAAAAACCCCTCCCGGGCCCTCTCCGGGGGGGAGCAGCAGATGGTGGCCATCGCCCGCGCCCTCTTGCGCAACCCCCGCCTGGTCCTCATGGACGAGCCCACCGAGGGCCTTTCCCCCCTGATGGTGCGGCAGGTGGCGGAGGTGGTGCGTACCCTAAAAGCGGAAGGGGAAACCGTCCTTCTGGCCGAGCAGAACGTGCAGATGGCCCTCTCCGTGGCCGACCGGGTCTACATCCTGGAACACGGGGAGATCGTGTGGGAAGGCCGAGCCGCAGAAGTCAGCCCAGGGGTCCTCCACCGGTACCTGGGCGTGTAGGGGTGTGGACTATGGCCAAGGGCAAGACAGCAACGGGAGCCAAAGAGGTGCCCCGGGCCCTCCAGGAGTTGGCCCAGGGCCTCGAGGAGGGACTGGTACCCGCAGGGATCCTCAACGATCCCGAGGTGTTTGCCTGGGAACAGGAGCGGATCTTCGCCCGGTCCTGGATCTACCTGGGGCACGCCTCGGAGATCCCCAGCCCGGGGGATTACGTGCTCCGCTACATCCTCAACAACGCCTTCATCCTGGTGCGGGGCGAGGACGGGCGGGTGCGGGCCCTCCTGGACATGTGCCGCCACCGGGGGATGCGGGTCTGCCGGGCGGAGGCCGGCAACGCCAGCCACTTCCGCTGCCCCTTCCACGGCTGGACCTACCGCAACGACGGGACCCTGGTGGGGGTACCGGCGGAGCGGGAGGCCTTTGGGGAGGGGTTCCGTAAGGAAGAATGGGGTCTTCTGCCCATCCCCAGGCTGGAGGAGGTGGATGGCCTCCTCTTCGGCAACCTGGACCCGGAGGCCCCTTCCCTGGAGGAGTGGCTGGGAGGGGCCAAGTGGTACCTGGAGCTGGTCACCAAGCGGAGCCCGGAGGGCCTCGAGGTCCTGGGCCCCCCTCAGCGCTTCGTGGTGCCCACGGACTGGAAGCTGGCCCTGGAAACCTTCATCAGCGACAGCTACCACACCCTCATGACCCACCGCTCCATGATCGAGCTGGGGATCGCCCCCCGGGACGCCAAGTACGCCATGTACGGGGAGCAGATCCACATCCCCGGCAAAGGCCACGGGGCTATGGTGGTGGGCGGCCCCCCAGGGGCCAAGCTGCCCCCCTTCTGGGGTTACCCCGCGGAGATGATGGAACGGGCCCAGGCCTCCTATCCCACCCGGGAGCAGTGGGAGGTGGCCAAGGAAACCCGCATCTTCCTCCTCACCCTCTTCCCCAACTTCTCCCTGCACAACCCCATCCGTAAGCCCGACCACCTCTACCCCACCCCGGTCCCCATGCTCACCTTCCGCGTCTGGCACCCCTTGGGCCCGGGGCGGATCGAGGTGATCTCCTGGGGCATGGTGGAAAAGGACGCCCCTGAGTGGTTCAAGGAGAAGGCCCGCCACTCCTACCTGCGCTTCTTCGGCTCCTCGGGCACCTTTGAGCAGGATGACACCGAGATCTGGAGCCACGTGGCGCAAAACGCCGGCAGCACCCTGGGAAGGCGGCTTCGCTTCAACTACCAGATGGGGCGGAACGTACCCCAGGACCCCAACTGGCCGGGGCCCGGGGTGGCCTACCCCATCAACTTCACCGACGAGAACCTGCGCAACTTCTACCGCCGCTATCTGGAGCTCATGTTGGGCTAGGGGGTGACTATGGACCCAACCCGGGAGATCCTGGAGGTTCTCTACCGCGAAGCGGAGCTCTTGGACGAAGGCCGTTACCGGGAATGGCTTGCCCTGACCACGGAGGACGTGGTCTACCAGGTGCCGGTGCGCCTGACCCGGGAGCGTCCCCCCGAAGGGGGATACGGGGGGGTAAGCCCCAGCATGTACCACCTGGACGAGGACCGCACCTCCTTGGAGATGCGGGTGGCCCGGCTGGAGACGGGCTTTGCCTGGGCCGAAGACCCCCCCTCCCGCCTGCGCCATTTCGTGAGCAACGTGCGGGTGGGCCTCCCCCAGGAAACCGCCCGGGGGACGGAGGTGGAGGTCCGCTCCAACCTCCTCCTCTTCCGCAGCCGTTGGGACCGGCCGGAGTTCACCCTCCTTTCCGCCGAGCGGCGGGACCTTTGGCGCCGGCAGGAGGACGGGTGGAGGCTGGCCCGCAGGCTGGTCATCCTGGACCACAGCACCCTGCCCACCCACAACCTGAGCTTTTTCCTCTAGGAGGGACCGTGATCACCCTGAGCAACGAGTTCACCAGCGTAACCATAGAGAAGGTGCAGACGGGAAACGGGGAGCGCCTACGTATCTCCGCTCCGCGGCTCGGGTACAGCATTGATCTGGACCCCTTGGAGCTGGAGGCCCTTACCTGGCAGACCGTGGAAACCTTCTCCCGGCTCCTCCAGACCCCCTATGGCCCGGAGGAGGAAGGGGTGGAGGTGCGCCCCTTCTCCGACCTGGTCCTCTTTGGAGGGGAGGATGCGTAGGGTACAGGTGGCCATCTTCGGCGCCGGGCCTGCCGGGCTCCTCCTCGCCCACCTCCTGCGCCAGGCGGGGGTGGAAACCGTGGTCCTCGAGGCCAAAAGCCGGGAGTACCTGGAAACCAGCCCCCACCGCATCCGGGCCGGGGTTCTGGAGTGGGGTACCAAGGAGATGGCTAAGCAAGCCGGGGTGGGGGAACGCATGCTCAGGGAAGGGCTGGAACACGGGGGCATCTACCTGGCCTTTGACGGAGGGCTGCTCCACCTGGACTTCCGCGCCCTGGCCGGACGGAGCATCTGGGTTTACGGACAGCAGTACCTGGTCCGGGACATAATCCAGCGCCACCTGGAGGCCGGGGGGGAGATCCTCTTTGAGCACGAGGTGGTGGGCCTGGAAAACCTGGGAGAGGCTCCGGTCCTGGTCTTCCGCACCCCTCAAGGAAAGGAAGAGAGGCTGGCCGCGGAGTTCGCCGTGGGGGCCGATGGCTCCCACAGCCTGGCCCGCAGGTACATCCCCGGGGCCCGGATCCACCAAAAAACCTATCCCTTCGCCTGGCTAGGGATCCTGGCGGAAACCCGCCCCGCCGCCGAGGAGCTGATCTACGCCAGCTCGGAAAGGGGGTTCGCCCTCTATAGCATGCGCTCCCCCAGCCTCTCCCGGAACTACCTGCAGGTGAGCCCCGAGGAGCGGCTCGAGGCCTGGCCGGAGGAGCGGATCTGGGAGGAGCTAAACCGGCGGCTGGAGGGGGTGGCCGAGGTAAGGCCGGGCCCCATTCTGGAAAAGAGCCTCACCCCCATGCGCTCCCTAGTGGTGGAGCCCATGCAGTACGGACGCTTCTTCCTGGTGGGAGACGCCGCCCACGTGGTGCCCCCCACGGGGGCCAAGGGGATGAACCTAGCCTTTTGCGACGTGGCCGTGCTCCACCGAGCCCTTCTGGCCTACTACCGGAACGGGGACACAGGACCCCTTACCCGCTACAGCCAAGAAGCCCTTCGCCACGTATGGCAGGCGGAACTCTTCTCCTACTGGATGACCACCCTGCTGCACACCCTGCCCGACCCCTTTGAGGAGGAGCTTCGCCGGGCCAAGCTCCGCCACCTGGGGGAAAGCCTCCCCCTGCAACGCTTCCTGGCGGAAAACTACGTGGGCCTCCACACCACCGGGCGGTACGTGGAGGGCTAATCCCTCTCCCAAGGGGGCAGGACAAGGCCCTTTCACCCTTTTTCAACACCCTGCTAGACAGCTGGGGAATAACGTGATAGCGTGGAACCACCTACAAGAAAGGAGGAAAAATTATGCGCAAGGAAAGGCGGTATGTCATCCAGTGGCTAGGGACGAGCCTGGGAGCCGCCCTGCTTCCCTGGGGGAAAGCCCAGCGCTACCCCTCGAGGCCCATCACCCTCATCGTGCCCTGGTCGCCCGGCGGCAGCACCGACCTCACGGCCCGGGCCCTGGCCCCGGTCTTGGAGCGGATCCTCAAGGTACCCGTGCAGGTGGTCAACCGCACGGGGGGCGGCGGGGCCGTGGGGCATGGGGCGATTGCCCAGGCCCGACCCGATGGCTACACCATCGGCATCATCACCTTGGAAGTGGTCCTCCCTCCCTGGGTAGCCCAGACCAAGATCAGCGCCGACATGTTCTCCCCCATCTCCCTCCTGGTCCTCAACCCGGTGGCGGTGGTGGTGCGGCAGGATGCCCCATGGAGGACCATCCAGGAACTCATCCAAGACATCCGGCAAAACCCAGGCAAGTACAAGGCTTCCGGAACCGCCAAGTGGGGCTCCTACGACTTCGCCCGCTTGGGCTTCCTGAAGGAGCTCGGCCTTAAGGACGAGGCCCTGCCCTGGGTCCCCACCCAAGGGGCGGCGGCAGCCCTGCAGGAGCTGGTGGCCGGGGGGGTCCAGGTGGCCTTCGTGGCCATCGGGGAAGCCGCCAACCTGGTCCGTTCCGGCCAAGCCCGCTACCTGGCCTTCATGACCGACAGCCGCTTCCCCGCCTTCCCCGAGATCCCCACCCTGAAAGAGCTGGGGGTGGACTGGACCTTCGCCTCCTTCCTCATGGCCGCAGGGCCCAAGTTCACCCTGCCCTCGGTGATCGACGTTCTGGACAAGGCCTTCGCCCAGGCGGTACAGGAAGCGGAGTTCGTGCGCTTCATGCAAAACGCCAACCTGGTGATCCGCCACCTGGACCGCAAAAACAGCCTGGCGTTCCTCCAGGAAAGAACCCAGGCCATGAACCGGATCGTACAGGAACTGGGCCTGAAGTTTTAGAAAACGGCATGGCCTGGGAACGCTGGGTAGGAGGGTTGGCCGCAGGGCTAGGGCTGCTGACCTGGAGCTTGAGCTTTAGCCTGCCCAAGGCGGAAGGACCCGGCCCCGAGCTCTTCCCCCGGGTGTTGGGTACGGTCCTGGTCCTGGGAGGCTTCTACATGGTCTGGGCAAGGCCCCAGGCCCACCCGCGGATCCCCAAGAGGGCCTGGCCTCGGGTGGCCCTTTTCCTCCTCCTCTTCGTCCTCGCTCCCCTTCTGCTTCCCCGCCTGGGCGTGGTATCCACCACCGCCTTGGTGGCAGGAACCGGGGCT encodes:
- a CDS encoding ABC transporter substrate-binding protein; its protein translation is MSKVNRRQVVKAGLGMLGLAASSRFSFGLAQRDEPIRIGVVLSYSGPYARLGQEITRGMELYLEKVGYQAGGRRIQLLKEDEEADPAVAVRKVRKLVEQDRVHLLSGIILSSSAYGIRDYVHERQIPLVVANAAANGITRERRSPYIFRTSISAWQQHYPMGPWVARNVGKKVFLLALDYAFGKEATAAFKEGFLAAGGEVVAEVYTPLGSTDYSAVISRIAAARPEAVHAVLSGSDAVIFMRQFVQFGLNRTVQLAVSGEVTDENVLEAIGDAAIGAKSGDHWVYTLNNSANREFIRAYRQKYGGVPNHFAVRGYDAMQFIVDALNVAQGDVSNKTRLLNAFKGAKIISPRGFVEIDPETNNATQHVYAREVARIDGVLTNRLIADLGIIRDPGK
- a CDS encoding IclR family transcriptional regulator — encoded protein: MLGTVQKVGEVLELFTREHPEWGVSEVAKALGLPKSSAHALLATLSQIGLLKRSREGRYRLGWRILALSQVLLSTSSWRQEARRAMEELVARFGETTHLAVLECGRVVYVEKLEGTRAVRVVNTGVGVELPAHCSGVGKVLLAFRPWEEVERIVAERGMPAFTPNTITTLDELRTELQAVRERGYAYDIEEVVPELCCVAAPIRDHTGEVVAAMSLSVPFYRFQQLKEEYRKAILEATRTVSERLGYMGEEAWTRSRWRS
- a CDS encoding 2-hydroxymuconate tautomerase family protein, which translates into the protein MVVLKVTLLEGRSLEKKRELVQRLTEMAARLLGEDPEEVRVILYEVPRAHWAVGGRLMADREGA
- a CDS encoding catechol 2,3-dioxygenase; the protein is MEGFDVVQLAHAEIYTPNPEGTLWFFTELLGLEVTAREGQSVYLRAYEDWYHHSLKVTEAKEAGLGHIAWRTASPEALARRVKALEAAGLGEGWTEGDLGHGPAYRFRTPDGHRMELLFEVEYYQAPPEKRSKLKNRPSKRPLRGVPVRRLDHVNCLCAEVTPNRRFFEEVLGFRLREQKVRGEGEELGAWLSVSPLVHEIGLMRDATGSKGRFHHIAFWYGYPQHLMDLADLCMDYEVRIEAGPGKHGTTQAYFMYVFEPGGTRVELFGDTGYLIFDPTWKTVVWDVTNVNDLEKSTIWFGGQLPETFYTYGTPPVRERAGV
- a CDS encoding acetaldehyde dehydrogenase (acetylating); its protein translation is MDKVKVAVLGSGNIGTDLMYKLLKHPGHMELVAVVGIDPASEGLARARALGLEASHEGIAYILERPEIRIVFDATSAKAHVRHAKLLKEAGKIAIDLTPAARGPYVVPPVNLKAHLDKDNVNLITCGGQATIPLVYAVHRVAPVRYAEMVSTVASRSAGPGTRQNIDEFTFTTARGLEAIGGAGRGKAIIILNPADPPILMTNTVRVIPEAEEVDREAIVQSIRAMEAEVQAYVPGYRLKADPVFERLPTPWGERTVVSMLLEVEGAGDYLPKYAGNLDIMTASARRVGEVFAQHLLGKRPEEVVA
- the dmpG gene encoding 4-hydroxy-2-oxovalerate aldolase, with protein sequence MSWDLAAAKPPVVVDTTLRDGSHAHRHQYTPEEARAIAQALDQAGVYAIEVSHGDGLGGSSLQYGFSRVDELELIRAVREGVRRAKVAALLLPGIGTRKELKEAVEAGIQVVRIATQCTEADISEQHFGMAKEMGLLAVGFLMMSHMRPPEFLAEQARLMEGYGADVVYVVDSAGAMLPQDAYARVKALKEALGRAQVGFHAHNNLGLAIGNTLAALAAGADWVDGTLRGYGAGAGNAATEVLAAVLDKAGLNPGLDVFKLLEAAEYVLGPILHFQPYPDRDSVAIGYAGVYSTFLLHAKRIGKELGVDPLAILLELGRRQAVAGQEDWILRVALELKEKESGALAD
- a CDS encoding carboxymuconolactone decarboxylase family protein produces the protein MANLDLRMPEEELERLRDRYRELIGFVPPRIQARTDLLARLDPETLRLQEELRARLMYPSCFDVKTAQLMLFGMLLMDLSDAARLHAIAARRAGATYEELNAVVGLAFLFRGLPAANRGAEVIQEIRRMEEEGRL